GAATCCTCCGCTCCTGCCCCCGCCGCCGTCCGTCCGGCTTTAGCCTTTCAATCTCCTGGGGCTGGAACCCACGCCATCCACCTCCAGACTCCCCCACCTCCGCGCGTGGGTCTCGTCTCCGTTGGTGTCAAGATCGTCCGTCAAGAAGGTATCGCCGCGCTTTACTCCGGCGTGTCAGCCACCGTTCTCCGTCAAACACTTTATTCCACAACCCGGATGGGTTTGTATGACATCCTCAAAACAAAATGGTCCGACCCGAATACCGGCACATTATCCCTAACCAAGAAGATCGCCGCCGGGTTAGTCGCTGGCGGAATCGGTGCCGCGGTGGGCAACCCGGCTGACGTGTCAATGGTCCGTATGCAAGCCGACGGCCGGCTCCCGGCTAATCAGCGTCGAAACTACAAGAGCGTAGCCGACGCAATAAAGACCATGGTCCGCGACGAAGGGGTCACATCGCTATGGCGCGGTTCATCCCTCACGGTGAACCGGGCCATGTTGGTAACCGCTTCGCAGCTGGCATCATACGATCAGATCAAGGAGATGGTCATTGAGAAGGAATTGATGAAGGATGGGCTTGGGACTCATGTTACGGCTAGTTTCGCAGCCGGGTTTGTGGCGGCTGTAGCGTCGAACCCGGTTGATGTGATTAAAACTAGGGTTATGAATATGAAGATGGGACCAGGGGAGACTCCTCCGTATAATGGCGCACTTGACTGTTTTCTTAAAACTGTTAAGGCTGAGGGGCCCATGGCGTTATACAAGGGGTTTATTCCGACAATAGCGAGGCAGGGTCCGTTTACTGTGGTCTTATTTGTTACACTTGAACAAGTCAGGAAGTTGCTTAAGGACTTTTAAGTTTGGTTATTCACATTCGCAAATTTTATTATACGAACCGTCTA
This window of the Silene latifolia isolate original U9 population unplaced genomic scaffold, ASM4854445v1 scaffold_437, whole genome shotgun sequence genome carries:
- the LOC141639543 gene encoding mitochondrial uncoupling protein 5-like, with translation MGVKGFVEGGIASIVAGCSTHPLDLIKVRMQLQGESSAPAPAAVRPALAFQSPGAGTHAIHLQTPPPPRVGLVSVGVKIVRQEGIAALYSGVSATVLRQTLYSTTRMGLYDILKTKWSDPNTGTLSLTKKIAAGLVAGGIGAAVGNPADVSMVRMQADGRLPANQRRNYKSVADAIKTMVRDEGVTSLWRGSSLTVNRAMLVTASQLASYDQIKEMVIEKELMKDGLGTHVTASFAAGFVAAVASNPVDVIKTRVMNMKMGPGETPPYNGALDCFLKTVKAEGPMALYKGFIPTIARQGPFTVVLFVTLEQVRKLLKDF